The sequence below is a genomic window from Sparus aurata chromosome 6, fSpaAur1.1, whole genome shotgun sequence.
CAGTCACCTTCATCTGTGAGGACAAACCGTCAGTTCCAGACTCTTAACCATGAACTTCCAGGATCACAGTGGACACTGAGCAGTTTAGTCTACAACACAAGCTGAACGGACATCATTCACAAGCCAAGGACTCTTTGTATTGCACGTTCATAATTTAATCCCCCTCAGTCTTTCTCTGGTAGAAATGTTTTGCAAATGTAATTAATGTGTTGGATGTGTGTTTACTTAATTTATACACAGAATCCAGGTTAATTTATGAGGTTCATCCTGAAAGTcaaactgcaaaaaataaaCGACGGCCCTCAGGCTGCCTTCTCTACATCCTCCGTCACTGCACTACCCAGACAACAACCCCCTGCAGGTTGTATGTGGACTTGTGGCTTTTAATAAAGGTGAGGGTCCGGCCATAATTTCAGTGTGGACGTTCCTGACATTGGAAAAAACTTTCATGGAGAAAACTTTCACcagcttttttttgctttgctgTGCAAACTCATGCAAAAGTGTCATTCGGTTTGTGATAAAACATTGTCTCACTGTGAAGCTGATTATTTTGAAGCAATTTATTTTTGAATGAACTGTTCCCTTAATGATGACATTTCCTGGCTTTATATTGgtcttattgtcaacaaatcctaTGAAGAGACCAAAACCAACGATGCATTAGCCTGTTTCACTGctctcacctcctccaccctgtcTGCAGCGCTCAGCCTCCATCACATTGGTTCCCACTGAATCTTTAGAAAATTGTCACAATGaataccatttaaaaaaaaaaaaaagactcagtGAAGCTTAACCTAAACCAGTTGGTCACTGTAGATTTTAACTAATATTTACTCCAACATGAGGGTATAGTATATTTCATCATCACTGGTGGATCACTCCACATTTGATGTTGAAGTGTACTGGTTCCCAAACCTCTTCCGTAAGGGGAGACACTCCAGGGCCCGTACCGAGCAGCCTTGTACCGAGAGTTGTTCTTAGAGACAGAATTGTGACGTTTTTTAAGAATTATTTCTCAAAATTAATACAAGCTCCTTGTAAAGACAACAGTTATTGAGAAAGCATCTCAGCCCTGAAGAGCGCGAAGGTGAAAATCTGTTCGGAGTATGGAGGAGGACATTAAAGAGCTTTAAGAATGTCTTAAGCAGAAGAGGAGAAATATTAACAGGGTTAATGAGACACTACAGTTTAGATCATGCAGGGATAATGTTTGTGCGTGATCTCATTAGAGATACGCTCACCCAACATCTCCGACCAACACAACGATATAACAGCAGAAATTACAGTGATCACAACACTGAGATATTTGGCAACTgtgaaaatgaatataaatatttttaaacatttattttatttttagtgcGGTAAAAATGCTCTTTAGAGGGATCCCTGGGCAGAGTGACATAGTGGCATAGCTTTTGCATCCCTGATCTCATGAAACATGGAATAATTTGCAGACACAAATCTGAGCTAACTGAAACTGAATCTGAACATGTATTCTGGATGCTGTCCTTCCACTTGTCTGATAGATGACAAATGAAATTAACCAAACAATGCTTTCATCTGTAGTTACCTCTGCTTTGTGATGGAGTAAACTGATGATATCTGACTGACATATTTGAATGGATATCATAGTTTATTCGGTGCATAACaagaacagtacagaacaacTGATTGGCTATAATTAAGCCAAATAGTGAAAACAATGATTGGAGCAACTGCATATAAAACAAGCACATTGGGTGAATTCTAAGCAGATGATTTCCAAATATTTttagcaagtttttttttaatttttttcttttttttacagaaaatgttcCCTTCCCTGACGTTTGGCTGTTGCTCTTTagttttgttggttgttttacTGCATATGTAACGAGGATAAGACTAGTGAGCAGAGTGAAGGCTCTGTCAATATCACAGAAATGTCACGTATCCtgtgagattttaaaaaagtttatGTGTTCAATAATAATTTGCTGAGAATTAGGcctactgtatatacagtatacagtatatgtggGTGGCTGTGACTCGGCCATCCACCAATCAGAGGGTCACTTTGATTCCGGTCTACATGTCGAAGcatccttgggcaagacactgaaccccaaatggCTCCCGACGGCTCTTCCATCAGTTAATGTGTATGAATGgtcgctcctgatgagcagcatGGTAGCCTCTGCCACcaatgtatgaatgtgtgtgccaACCAGTCAAGGCAGATGACCGGCCACCTTTGGGTCTGGTTCTGCTCGGGGTTTCTCACCACTGCCACCAAGTGTTGCTCATGGGGGAAAGGCTGGGTCTCTGTAAATACATTAATCAAGTGGTGTGGTGTAGACTGGCTCAgtttggaaagtgtcatgagatgacttttgttgtgaattggcactatacaaataaagactgaGTGATTGAGTGAATGGATGAAAGCTGACATGTGTTGACAAGCATATTTTTTTCTAACCTTTTTTCCTTAACATCAAGAGGGCCTCGTGACCCTCTGACCCCTGGGTTGGGAGTTAGCTGTAGTGACGCCCAGTGATGATTTTTGAGGTTTCAGACAACAACGGAGCTCTATGGCACTCTATGCTCTatggcagaagaaaaaaaatgtgttttggcaAAACATTCAATGTTGGTTTTGGTGTTTGTTGATGATATGAAACAGAATTTTTACAGCCTTGTCGTTTAAAAGGATGAAGCTAGTGGCTGCATTGCATTCAGGGTTATTCTCTGCTACTGTAGGAGGAGAATCTCATCTTCACTGGATTTTATTCCTGAATGTAAGTGAAAGTGACGATCCAAAGTTATTCTCCTGACAAACCTGCAGTCTGAAACATGCATCCCAGTGTCCACGTTAGTCACTGCAGTTACCCAGGAACATTAAAGGAAAGCATCAAAATAAATGCTTGAGTCCGGAGATGGTGACTCCCTCATAACAATGCCGTGTTTAAAGGTGGATTTGTCTCATTAGGAATGaaacaataaagtaaaataaacatacatttttaaaatgtgtttattatagAAGGTTTACATTCTGATCACCTCATGCACACTCTAAACAGGCTCATACAGCAAAGTCCTGAGTAGTAAGATGAACAAAAGGATATGTTTGTGTGCGAGTTGTGCTCAGTAAGAACAAGTATAATATTTTTACCATTTAATGAGGAGGGACATAAGTTCTTTTAAGTCACCTTAAggtactacaaggaacttttaactggtactgaaacagtctcaatttaataccgatgcctctatatgacctacataCACAAACTGGACCAACAGCAAGAAGTCTATTTCTATTTGTTTAATATAGCTATTCTTAATAGAAGCCCTATTCACTCTGCTCTTTCAGTGCTGGAACAAACAGTAACATGGTAGCAGGTCCCATCTTCAGCATCTTATATGAGTATAGAAATACCACagttatacgtggagaagcctctctcatcctgtctgtcatcctgtcagTCGTCCTGTCGGTTCTACCTACTGTTTATCATATTTCCGCCTGAAAAACTGCATCTGTCCCCGGCAGCAGAGCCAGGGAGCTCCCGCAGTTGAATGGTGGTGATTATGTGACACGATTCAGAGCAGAAAACTTCAACTCACCACAGAACTTGAACTCCCCACAAGTGAAAGCTGACAGGCTCcgctgtttactgatggtgattatgtaattatgtgaTTTTGAgcgaaaaacataactttgtcactttccagggtGCAAGGTGGGTCAGATCTCAATCACAGCACACTGTATCTGCATCCatgtgattataaacagtcagcggatacatgtttagattaacaggtgtTTAACGGggaaacatgatttaaaaaaaacaacagatctCAACATCATGCTGTATACTGTCACGTCTCTTTTGGATCATGCTTGGTTGAATGTGAACAAACGAAAGAGAGAAGGTGAGCCTTTGTTGCAGAGATAAtgcagagtctctgtgtgaaaagggctagaGTCTAACAGCCTGAGGACAGACACTGtggtctggtggtacagcactAAATcaaagtttactttgtttcatgTTTCTCCACAGGGAGCACCAGAATCAAGAAGAAATGTGAGTTCCctgtagcagctttaaaaaaataaagagcagTTACAAAATTCATTTTATACCTGGAATTTTGTAGTTCTACTAAAGGAAATTTTAACTTAACAAACTAATTATTTTACAGTTCTTAACTTTTATTGCCATACAGGCTGTTCCTCTGAGCTGACGTGAAACCAGACAGAACTTTTCTTACAGAAGTAGCAACGAAAAAACAGTCAAGGAGAATTGTCCTCCTACCAGTAGAAACTTTGATTTTAATGATGGAAAGCTAATTCTGAATGGAAAAAGTGCAGTGACTGGTCGATTTTCAAGCCTTCAGATTTGACCATTTCTCAGACATTCTTGACAGAACTTCAACTTGTAAGAATGATGGGACAGATTAATTTGTGTCAGCTTGGAGGGACTGACTGATGACATCTTTGCAAGGAGAGAGCTATTATCTTTGGCTTTGTatgaaaaagcaaaagcaaaaatgaGCGTGCACTCACTATTGTGTGAGTGCACACTCATTTCTCCTATTgagaacaaaagcaaacaaacacaacagccaAGTCGCCTGGatttaatgttagcagttaataTTTCTGCCACAGATAAGTCCAAGGTTGACATTCGTACCAAACGTGGCATGTCACATTCACATCATATGCTTATTAGCTGACTTTCACAGGTGGTGATGGCGGCAGTATTATAACAAGCCAGAACTGTGGCTGTGAACGGGTGACCCACTAGTTTTCACATGAAGGCGGACTGTCCCCAGCCGTATCTGTGGCCACTAAGTCGAATGTTTTTTGATGGAGACCTGCCAAAAGTTTTAGCCATTTTGTGGTGACGAAAAGAGGCCATTTAAAGCCAAACCCTGatgtttttctaaacctaaccagagcaaaAACTCAGCATTCAATAGAAAATTTGACCTTAACAAACATAGGTTTGCAACATGAAGAAACTTTTAGTTTTATCTTATCTGCGGTTTTGCAAAAAAGTACTAATCTAACaattattctggtgattgggttgaaCACAAAGAGCGTGACTCACAAACAGCCACTTAAAGACAGAAAAGGGTCACGTGTCCACAAAAAATACCAGCTCATGAACCAGAGGTGCCACATGCAGCTTTTCATATATGTGTCATTGTTGGGTTATCAATGCTAGTTTTGGCATCAAATGAGGCCTCAGTAAGGAAAACCAATAGTTAACACCAATGATAAATACAATGGTAACTTTCCAGTGTTCACTTATCTAATACATCGTTCTACCATTTCTCCTGATaaaaatgagtgtgtgtatgtgtgtgaagtgtgtttttctatcagCCCCTGTGAGAAGCTTAGTCTGCTGTGGCTCAGGACAGGTGGTGTGAAGTGGGCTTATCAAAGCTTTGCTGTCTGACTGAACCAAACAGTAGATGTGCCATATCACCAACACaatgagctaaaaaaaaaagctgggtTATAATTGTCTATTGGTTTGTGAGTGACAGCGCATGATCTGTGTTGGTGGTGTAATGTTACTCAATTTTACTAACCCTTGAGGGAATAGAATGCAGAAGGTTCTATTTTAACccaaaatgttttcctaaacttaaccaacgTTTTTATTCCTTTAACCTGACCAAACAGCCACAAAAAACTGAatgaaacctgaaaaaaaagtgaacttGGTGTTAAATGAGTGAACAATATAATGATGTGTTCCATACAGGACATGAACCGTGATCTCCTGAGGTGAAGTCCTATACTTAATCTACTCAACCATTTTGCACCTCTAGATGTGAATTTCAAGGCTGGTTCATAAGTACAAATAATGTTTCTGAGAAACATTAGTcatgatgttccaggaacaacatcAATACAGCACCATCAGATACACACAAGTGACCTCTTTCACATAACGCTGCTTCATTTGGATCAGTGTTGATATTCAAATATGGACTGATGtaagttaaatgttaaaatgcttCATGCGGCACCTACAAGCAGCcagacagacacaacacaaaaacatcattaatggagaaatgatttaaaatgtacagGCTGGTATATAATCCTCAACAGCCCCATCATCACTAAAGCTGTGTCCTTTAACAAACAGCAGTAAGGGTGACAAAGCATCCCTTCAGAAACCAGACAACATGCATGGTCTTTGACTTTTGCATATGTAGTGCAAATACTCCCCCGGAGAGGCAACAGACGGAGGAAGTTCAGAGGCGTCCACAGGCTCCACCTGTGCAATTGCCTCCAGTAGTTCTGTCAGGGTAATGCACCCTGTTGTGTCCTGGGTTTCATGTGTGTCTATATTTGACATGTTAGTCCACATATTGTGCAAAGTGTCACTGAATTAGAAAATGGCTTGCTTTTTCCAGAAGTTGCTGGACGATGGCGAATTTGCAATGTTTTAAGCTACACTTCTACTGACCACCAGGTGCAGGCTCTCAGAAACTATGCTGAACAGTATCCAAGAGTCAGGGGAAACTTTTTTCAATGAGTGCACACAACCTAGTAATGCATACCGTCAAATTTTTGACTTTGGGCATTTTGAACCCTAACATGActtctttcattcctctttTTTATCAAATGGAAGACCAGCTACAGCTACTAGCAACTTGCTAACGCTCTGGTTTTTCCATGCAATATGAGAGCTTTAGTtcctaataacaataacaataacttcATTGGAGAAATTAAATACTCTGTGTGCACAAATAAGAAATTTGATGGTACAAATTTGTGCAGACCAATTAAATTTGAGAGTGCAAATTGATCATTAGTGAGATCAAATGTTCCAAATCAGATGTTCACAACCTGAGCTTCACCCAGACACTGCAGAAGAAGACTTTTCTGGCTCCAGTAACTGGAGCTTGACAAACAATACAACTAAACTCCAGATTTCAAAACTTCTCTTCAGATGTCTGTGGGGTACAACCCCAATTCCAAAAGAGTGGGGATGCTGTGTTAAAGTtctacataaaaacagaatgcgatcattttaaaacaaactgtttactgaaaacagaacaaaagtaTTCCTGAGCCCAGGAACCAAGTCCTGGTGAGGGGGCCGCATTCACAGTCCTTTGTTGCCACTTTCTCAACTTGTTTGAAACCTGTAGCTTGTATCAATTCAGAATAAgcagatatttacaaaaaataataaagctgATGAGgtcaaacatgaaatatattatatatgtcaAGAAAGGATAAGCAAATTCTGGTTATTCTGTTTGACGCAGCATCCACACTGTTATGGAATCAGGGTCGTAAGACTGTACCCATGTTTTCTGAACATGTTTCTTCTACTGTCTATAGGACAACCAGTGTGTGAAGCTCTTTGCTTTACTTATTTTGCATCCAAAGGCTGCTTTGGTGGAGGACTTTGCTTTCACTTGACTCTCTGGGCCACAGAAGTGAATCTGCCTTCTGCTATGTGCCTTTCAGCTGCTGATCTTCTTACGAGGCAGGTAGGCATTGGTGATCTGGTTCATCACCACCAGGGCGGGGAAGAAAGGCAGCAGGAGAAAGGCCCACCAGGCAACCCCTTTCACCGTGGCCTGGAACCAGTCTGAGAACATGGCTGACACCACGgtcactgtggccagcaggtagaCCACCAGACCACAGGTGGCGTGGTACAGCTTCAGCCtcggcagagaggaggagagacgcaGAAGCTTCGGGAAGATCACGCAGACACCGCAAGCCGCTTGGAGCGTTGTGGCGGCCAATGTGCAGATACCCAACAAACTGTGCCAGGTGACCAGGTGGGGGCGCTCTGACACATTCTTGCTGGCCACCATGAAGCCCAGCCCAGTGGCCGCAGCTATCAGCACCAGTGCCTGACAGAACCAGTGGAGACGGACTTTACCCTTCCGAGATTTAAAGCAGAAGAGGGAACCTTCAGCTGAGAAGACTAGGATGCCTTCAGTCATACACAGGCAGTACTGCAGGGGGAGAAGAAGACAGGTGTCAATAAAGgtgttttcattctttatttcaGAGCAGCTAGAGAAACCAAAGAAGGGGTTCCGATGTACATCACAACACGACTGACGAAGGAATAAATGGATGCTGTGTTGAAATCATGTGGCTGCTGTTGAACTCCCTTCAGCTCATATTGAAGTTATTTTCGTATGTGTGAATTAATGGATAATTCCAGTTTAGTTACAACTTGGGTCTTGTTCTTGTAGTTTGGGCTGTCATTTCTCCCAATTATAATCATCACTCACCTAAGTAATGAATACGATCTGGGAGCAAGTTGACATGGCTGCATCGAAGTCCGACAGTTAATTCAGAAGatatataagatataagatatataAGGACACAAGTGATGCTCATTTCAATCTGTGCCTAGATATTTAGGCCTTGCTATATTATCTCTGTGCCTTTGAGTTTCACTGTTGTCTACACTGTTGCATGATCCTTCATTactacaaacacacagtgtagtttattttgactcACACACACCGTCCTGCTCCCActaaattaaacacaaaatgtggATTATGTGCCACTAACAATAGTCCCATACATctacattgttttgtttcctgttagAGTGACATTTTATAAAGACTTTGACCAGCTGTCTTAGGGAACTGGTGACCTGTACTTAAAGATTTACACTTCAACTGAGTAGGAATCAGTGGTCTTCGTTTCACTTTAACATTTCATatgggggggagagagagagagagagagagagagagagagaaactgcagACCCTCAAATCTAAAAAAGCTTGTGGGCCTGATGGCATAATGAATGAGATGCTAAAAAACATAGACAAAAAATTCCAATCGGCCATATTAAAACTATTCAATTTGGTTCTGAGTGTAGGTTTTTTCCCTGAGATCTGGAATCGTGGACTTATAACCCCAATTTATAAAAACGGAGACAAATTTGACCCTAATAATTACCGAGGCATCTGTGTGAACAGTAATCTGGGGAAGGTTTTCTGTAACATTATGAACACCAGACTTATGAGCTTCCTTACCAAACACAATGTCTTGAGCAAAAGCCAAATTGGATTCATACCAAAACAACGCACAACCGATCATATTTACACCCTACATACCCTAATAGATAAACatataaaccaaaataaaaacaaactgtttgccTGTTTTATTGACTTCCAAAAAGCTTTTGACTCCATTTGGCATGATGGATTATTTTACAAAATTATTGAGAGTGGTATAGGGGGTAAAACATATGATATTATCAAATCAATGTATTCGGGCAATATGTGCAGCGTAAAAATAGGCAAAATGAGGACAGAATACTTCACCCAAGGACGAGGCGTCCGCCAGGGCTGTAACCTCAGCCCTGGACTTTTCAATATCTACATTAATGAATTGGCAACTACCCTAGAAAAGTCATCTGTACCTGGTGTAAGTCTCCACAATGAGGAGGTGAAATGCCTCCTCTTTGCAGATGACCTGGTTCTGCTGTCCCCGACAGCACAGGGTCTACAGCAGAGTTTGGATCTGCTAGAGCATTACTGTCAGACCTGGGCCCTGACAGTAAACCccaaaaagaccaaaataatGATCTTCC
It includes:
- the cyb561d1 gene encoding putative transmembrane reductase CYB561D1; this encodes MRSDVEYSPVGEGLGMRDYWLYVWLRRAAVIAAHVTGVGLTLILSLLSRPGTSLFSWHPVCMSVAYCLCMTEGILVFSAEGSLFCFKSRKGKVRLHWFCQALVLIAAATGLGFMVASKNVSERPHLVTWHSLLGICTLAATTLQAACGVCVIFPKLLRLSSSLPRLKLYHATCGLVVYLLATVTVVSAMFSDWFQATVKGVAWWAFLLLPFFPALVVMNQITNAYLPRKKISS